From a single Mycolicibacterium mengxianglii genomic region:
- a CDS encoding RDD family protein, whose amino-acid sequence MTSGEYPNNPDPNFPPQPGAYPPPPPQSGGYPPPPPQSGAYPPPPPQSGGYPPPPPQSGAYPPPPPPQYGAPGSYPPPGYGPAGGVAPGSLGLRFAARLIDGIIVGLVAFLLAFLFGAYDNILVTGLFSGVLTFVYFVAFEVTQGWTPAKKMLGLSVRGPGGAPKPDLKQSAIRNSFTLLSVIPYIGGLLGFIAYIVIAVTINGSPTKQGKHDELAGGTQVVKG is encoded by the coding sequence ATGACCTCGGGTGAATATCCCAATAATCCGGATCCCAATTTCCCGCCCCAACCCGGCGCCTACCCGCCACCGCCACCGCAGTCCGGCGGTTACCCGCCACCTCCGCCGCAGTCCGGCGCGTACCCGCCGCCACCGCCGCAGTCCGGCGGTTACCCGCCACCACCGCCGCAGTCCGGCGCGTACCCGCCACCTCCGCCACCTCAGTACGGAGCTCCCGGCAGCTACCCGCCGCCGGGGTACGGTCCGGCCGGCGGAGTCGCGCCCGGCAGCCTGGGTCTGCGCTTCGCCGCCCGGCTGATCGACGGCATCATCGTCGGCCTGGTGGCCTTCCTGCTGGCGTTCCTTTTCGGCGCCTACGACAACATCCTGGTAACGGGGCTGTTCTCCGGCGTGTTGACGTTCGTCTACTTCGTGGCCTTCGAGGTGACCCAAGGTTGGACGCCGGCCAAGAAGATGCTCGGACTCTCCGTTCGCGGACCGGGCGGAGCGCCCAAGCCGGACCTCAAGCAGTCCGCGATCCGCAACTCGTTCACCTTGCTCTCGGTGATCCCGTACATCGGCGGACTGCTCGGTTTCATCGCCTACATCGTGATCGCGGTGACCATCAACGGCAGCCCCACCAAGCAGGGCAAGCATGATGAGCTCGCCGGCGGCACGCAGGTCGTCAAGGGCTGA
- a CDS encoding DoxX family protein, producing MLLRRVARPLLSAAFIGQGIEALRSPKPAADAARPTLEGLQKLPEPVGPNIPQDAETFAKITAAVQIGGGILLATGKVPRLASAALAATVIPANLGSHMFWTEEDPERKAAKRRDFLTDLSLLGGLIIASADTAGKPSLGWRGRRAAQKVTGAVSAALPAGAAAPALIDAELAEKVGRNLHEGLHVSAERGRELAEVAVEKGGPLLEVAQKRGAELAEIARERGTEWAQLARERSAELAEVARERSADLADVARDRGAELAEVARERGGEFAHVALVQSEDLSKKARKKANKQAKALRR from the coding sequence ATGTTGTTACGCCGAGTTGCCCGTCCCCTCCTGTCCGCAGCCTTCATCGGCCAAGGAATCGAAGCGCTGCGCAGCCCGAAACCCGCAGCTGACGCCGCCCGACCGACACTGGAAGGCTTACAGAAGCTGCCAGAACCGGTGGGCCCCAACATTCCTCAGGATGCAGAGACATTCGCGAAGATCACTGCCGCGGTGCAGATCGGCGGCGGCATCCTGCTGGCCACCGGCAAAGTGCCGAGGCTGGCGTCGGCCGCGCTGGCTGCCACTGTCATCCCCGCCAATCTGGGCTCCCATATGTTCTGGACCGAAGAGGATCCCGAACGTAAGGCCGCCAAGCGGCGCGATTTCCTGACTGACCTGAGCTTGCTCGGCGGTCTGATCATCGCCTCGGCCGATACCGCCGGCAAGCCGTCACTGGGGTGGCGCGGCCGCCGGGCGGCCCAGAAGGTCACCGGCGCCGTCAGCGCTGCCCTGCCCGCCGGGGCTGCAGCTCCCGCACTGATCGACGCCGAACTGGCGGAAAAGGTCGGACGCAACCTCCATGAGGGCCTGCACGTCAGCGCCGAACGTGGCCGGGAGCTCGCCGAGGTCGCCGTCGAGAAGGGTGGCCCGCTGCTCGAAGTCGCCCAGAAGCGTGGCGCCGAACTCGCTGAGATTGCGCGCGAACGCGGCACCGAGTGGGCCCAGCTGGCCCGCGAGCGCAGTGCGGAACTGGCCGAGGTCGCCCGCGAACGCAGCGCCGATCTCGCCGACGTCGCCCGCGACCGAGGCGCCGAACTGGCCGAGGTCGCCCGCGAACGCGGGGGTGAATTCGCCCACGTGGCCCTGGTGCAGAGCGAGGATCTGTCCAAGAAGGCTCGCAAGAAAGCCAACAAGCAGGCGAAGGCACTTCGCCGCTGA